The genomic stretch TTTCGACATGATCGCCCAGGCCGCCGGCGGTGCCTTCAGCGTGACCGGCGACCCCGACGGCCCGCCTATGCGCCCCGGCGCCACCTTCGGCGATACCGGCTCCGGCGTCCACGCTGCCCTCGGTATCCTCGCTGCCTACGTCCAGCGCCAGCGCACCGGCCGCGGCCAGGTCGTCGAAATCGCCATGCAGGAGGTCATCGCCAACTTCATGCGCGAGCCCATGTCCCAGCGCGAGTGGCGCTCCAGCCCCATCCAGCGCCGCGGCAACCGCACCGTCGTCCCCACCGACCTCTACCCCTGCGCCCCCGGCGGCCCGAACGACTACATCTACATAATGGTCGTCACCACCCGCATGTGGGACGCCCTGGTCGCCGCCATCGACATGCCCGAGCTCGGCATGGACCCCCGCTTCGCCACCGTCCGCGACCGCCACGCCAACGGCGACGCCCTCTGGGAGATCATCGCCGGCTGGACGCGCCAGCGCACCAAGTTCGAAGCCATGCAGCACCTCGCCGCCGCCGGCGTCCCCTGCAGCGCCGTCTACGACACCGAAGACCTCCTCGCCGACCCCCACCTCCGCGCCCGCAACATGATCCGGACCATCCAGCACCCCACCGTCGGCGAGTTCCAGCTCCTCGCACCGCCGATCCACCTGAGCGATTCCGAGGTCGAGCTCCAGCGCGCTCCGCTCCTCGGTGAGCACACCCGCGAAACCCTCGCCGCGGAACTCGGTCTCAGTGAGGCCGAAATCGAAGCCCTCGCAGCCCGCGGCGTCATCCAGCTCGGCGCCCCGGCAGCCAGCCCCCTGGCGCCCTGAAACAGCCCGCTGGCGGCATGCCGCCGCCTCGGCGAAGATCACCCCGTGGCCGAATCCGTCGCCGGAAAGCTCCTCGTCGCCTCCCTCTCCCTTGTCGACCCTAACTTCTTCCGCACCGTCGTCCTTGTCTGCATGCACGACGATGATGGCGCCATGGGCCTCGTCCTCAACCGCCCCGTGATGGAGGCCCCCGTCGCCGACCACCTCCCCCAGTTCGCCGGTCTCGCCGCCGACCCGCCCGTCGTCTTCCAGGGCGGCCCGGTCGAACCCACCGCCGCCATCGCACTCGGCCGCTTCCGCCCCGGGGCAGCCCCGGCCAATCGCGTCGTCGGCGACGCCGCCCTGCTCGACCTCTCCCGCCCCCTCGACGACTACCAGGCCGACCTCGCATCGGTCCGCGTCTTCGCCGGCTACTCCGGCTGGAGCCCCGGCCAGCTCGACCGCGAAATCGCCGAAGAAGCCTGGTTCGTTGTCCCCGCCCTCGAAGGCGATGCCTTCGACCCCGACCCCGCCACCCTCTGGCGCCGCGTCCTTCAGCGCCAGCCCGGGAGGCTCAAGCTCTTCGCCTGGGCCCCCGCCGACCCCCGCGTCAACTGACCTGCCGTTGACGTCCGCGTCGCGCCGTCGCACGCTCCCTCCATGAGCAGCGAACGCATCTCCTGGTTCCCCGTCCTCGAGCGCGACCAGCTTTCCGATGAAGCCCGCGCCCTATTCGACCAGATGGAAGAGCGCATGGGCTTCGTCCCCAACGTCTTCCGCGCCCTCGCCTGGCGCGGCGACCGGATGCTCAAGTGGTACGCCCACTACCAGTCCGTCATGGAGCCCACCCCCGGCCTCGGCAGGGCCGAGCGCGAAATGATCGCTGTCGTCGTCTCGATGCAGAACCAGTGCCTCTACTGCCTCACCACCCACGGCTTCGCCCTCCGCGCCATCCTCAAGGACCCCGTCCAGGGCGACCGCATCACCCTCGACTACCGCAAGGCCGGCCTCTCCGAAAAGCACATGGCCATGCTCGACTTTGCCGTGAAACTTACCCTCGACCCCGTCACCGTCACCGAAGACGACATCGACGAACTCCGCGCCCTCGGTTTCTCCGACGAAGATTGCTGGGACATCGTCGAAGTTACAGCCATGTTCAACTTCACCAATCGGCTGATGAGCGGCGCCGGCGTCCTGCCCAATCCGGAGTTCCACGGCATGGCCCGCTGACGCCGGCGCCCCCCACAGGGCAAACCAAACGCGGGGGCTCCGGACGGAGCCCCCGCTGTGTGCTTCCGGGAAACCGGGCCTTACTCCGGGATGAGCACCCGGTCGATCACATGGATGACGCCGTTCGTGGCCATAACGTCCGCGGTCGTCACCGTTGCGTCGTTGATCATCACCGTGCCGCCCTCGACCTTGATCTGGAGCTTCGAGCCCTCGACCGTCGTCGCCTCAGTCAGCTTCGCCACGTCCGCCGAGGTGACCTTCCCCGCCACCACGTGGTAGGTCAGCACCTTCGTCAGCTCATCCTTGTTCGCCAGCAGCTGGTCAAGCGTCCCGGCCGGCAGCGCAGCGAACGCCTCATCTGTGGGCGCAAACACCGTGAACGGCCCTTCGCCCTTGAGCGTCTCCACAAGGCCGGCCGCTTCGAGGGCGCGCGCCAGCGTCGTGAAGTTCCCGGTGGCGACTGCCGTCTCGACGATGTCCCCGGCCGCTGCCGGCGCGGTCGGCAACGGCGTCGGCTCCGCATCGTCATCGTCGCCGCCGCACGCGGCAATACCGGCCGCAGCGACTGCCGCACCCGCCAGCAGCATCAGCGACCGCCATCGAAAGACCTTCATGAGAACCCCCTGTACAGGTAACTTCCGGCCCCGGTCTCCGGGCCGGTACACTCAGTACGGAACACAGGTGCAAATTCGATCCCCAGAGCAGCCAGCCTGCTCCGGGTTCCCTTACCCGGCCTTTCCCGTCAGGCGCAGCGGCCGGCGCCTATAATTTGATCGAGGAGGTTAGCCATTTCTCGAAAATGAACTTCCTGAAAACCACCATCCTGCTCGCTGCCCTCACCGGTCTCCTCGTGGCCGTAGGCGGATTCATCGGCGGCACAGGCGGAGCCATCTTCTTCCTGCTCCTTGCCGGCGTCATGAACTTCTTCGCCTACTGGTTCAGCGACCGCGTCGCACTCGCCATGGCCGGCGCCCGCGAAATTACCGAAGCCGAACACCCGCGCCTCTTCCAGATCGTCCGCGAGGTCGCCCGCGCCGCGGGCATGCCCATGCCCCGCGTCTACATCGTCGAAAACGCCTCGCCGAACGCCTTCGCAACAGGCCGCGACCCCCAGCACGCTGTCGTCGCTGTCACCACCGGCATCCTCCGCCTCCTGAACGAGCGCGAGCTGCGCGCCGTCATCGGCCATGAGATGGGTCACGTCAAGAACCGCGACATCCTCACAAGCTCTATCGTCGCCACCATCGCCGGCGCCATCTCCATGATCGCCCAGGTCCTCATGTGGTCCTCCATCTTCGGCGGCCGCGACCGCGACCAAAACCCGCTCGTCGCTCTGCTCGTCATCCTGGTTGCACCCATCGCCGCAACCCTGCTGCAGCTCGGCATCAGCCGCTCCCGTGAATACGCCGCCGATGAGACCGGCGCCCGCGTCACCCGCGACCCCCTCGCGCTCGCCAGCGCACTCGAAAAGCTGAAGATGGGCATCGCTGCCGTGCCGATGGAGCCTACCCCTGCCCAGGAGGCCGTCTCCGCGCTCTACATCGCCAACCCGTTCCGCGGCGAAGGGCTCGCCAACCTCTTCAGCACCCACCCGCCGCTGGATGAGCGGATCCGCCGCCTCCGCGCCATGGCGGGCCGCATCTAGCCCCTCCTCCGCGAATCAGCTGTGCAGCCCGCCCGGCATCCCTCGCCGGGCGGTTCGCGTTTTCCCGGGCCGCTCCGGCACCATGCAGACCATGGAATCGCACCACCGCATCCCGCTCGCCGGCGCCGGGGCCATGCCCGCCTTCCTCGCCGCGCCCGATGACCCGTCCCCGGCGCCGCGCCCGGGCATCCTCGTCATCCACGAGGTCTTCGGCCTCAACGACGACATCCGCGCCCAGGCCCGCCGCGCCGCCTCCCTCGGCTGGGTGGCCCTCGCCCCCGACCTGCTCGCCGCCCTCGGCCCCCGGCCGCTCTGCATCATGCGCGCCTTCCGCGACCTCTCCCGCGGCGCCGGCCCTGCCTTCGAAGCCCTCGAAGCTGCCCGCGCCTGGCTCGCCGCCCGCCCCGGGGTCGACCCGGCCCGCCTCGGCGTCATCGGCTTCTGCATGGGCGGCGGCTTCGCCCTCCTCCTTGCTGCCCGCGCGCCGTACCGCGCCGCAGCCGTCTTCTACGGTTCCGTCCCGAAGGACCCTTCCGCCCTCGACGACGCCTGCCCCATCGTCGCCGGCTACGGCGGCCGCGACCGCCTCTTCGCGCCGCAGGGCCGCCGGCTGCAGGAGCACCTCGAACACCTCGGCATCCCCCACGACGTTGTCATCTACCCCGACGCTGGCCACTCGTACATGAACCGCCACAGCGGTCTCATCGCGAAACTCGGTGCCTGGGGCCCCATGAAGGTCGCGTACAATCCCGTCGCCGCTGAGGACAGCTGGCGCCGCATCGCCGACTTCTTCCGGGAACACCTCGGCTAGCCGGCTTAATCCCCCTCCAGCCGCTCGAACGCGACGGCCGCCGCGCCCAGCAAGCCCGTGTTCTCCCCCAGCTCGCCGATGCGCACCAGCGCCCCCGATGCCGGCCCGTACGCCATCGACCCCATCGCCTCCCGCATCGGCCCCAGCAGCATCTCGCCCATCGCCAGCAGTCCGCCCGAGAGCGTCACCGCGTCCGGGTTCAGCACGTTCACGAGGCTCCCCAGCCCCAGCCCGAGGATGTGCCCGCCGTTCCGGATCTCCGCCTCGCAGGTGCGGTCCCCCCGTTTCGCAGCTTCGAACAGGTGCACCGCGGTCGGCTCCGCGTACCCCACCAGCTCCTTCAGCACCGCCGACTTCCCCTGTTCCAGCAGCTTCCGCGCCCGCGCCGCGAACGCCACGCCGCTCACCAGCGCCTCGAGGCAGCCGCGCGACCCGCACGTGCACCGCGGCCCCGCCGGGTCGATGATGATGTGCCCGATCTCCCCCGCCAGCCCCTGCGCGCCGCGGTACAGCCGCCCATCGATGACGATGCCGCCCCCGATGCCTGTCCCGAGCGTCGCGTGGAGCAGGTGCCGCGTCCCTCGTCCCGCCCCAAACCGGTACTCCCCGAGCGCCGCCGCCGACGCGTCGTTCTCGATGTACGCCGGGATACCCAGCCGCTGCGCTACCGGCGTCGTCAGCACCACGTTCCGGAACCCCGCGATGTTCGGGGCGAAGATGACCTTCCCCTCGTTCGCGTTGATCAGCCCCGCCGTCGCGATGCAGGCCGCCGCCGGCGCTGCACCTGACGCCTCCACGGTCCGCGCCAGCAGGTCCACCACCAGCTGAACGGCTTCCCCAGGGCTTGCCTGCGGCGGTGTCGGGTGGTCCTCCCGGAACAGCACCTCGCCCCGCTCATCCACAATCGCCGCCCGCAGGTGCGTGCCTCCGAAATCCGCCGCAAGCACTAGGCGCGTCATGCCCGCACTCTACCCCATCGCCCTCATTGACCGCATTTCGCTACCCTTCCGCCATGCCCGGCGCCCGCCTCGGCCCGCGCGAGCGCGCCCTCCTCGCATCCGAACCGGTCGCCCGGCTCGCCACCATCAGCAGTGACGGCCGCCCGCACCTCGTCCCGGTCTGCTTCGCGCTGCTCGATGAGCCGGCCGGGCACGTTCTCGCCATGTCCGTCGACGAAAAGCCGAAGCGCCCCGGCAGGCTCGCCCGCATCGCTAACCTCCGGCGCGACCCCCGCGCGGCCCTCCTCGTCGACCGCTACGATGCCGACTGGTCGCGCCTCGCGTGGGTCCGCCTCGATGTCGACGCCGTCGTCCTCGAACGGGGTGACTGCTGGCCCGAAGCGCTCGCGGCCCTCCGCGCGCGCTATCCGCAGTACCGCACGATGGACCTCGAGGCCCTGCCCCTCGTCCGGTTTGTCCCCGTTCGCATCGTCTCCTGGTTCGCCTCCGGCTGAGCCCCGCAGGCGCCGTTCCCGAGCGCCCTGTTACGATCGCCGGGGCACGTTCGCCCGCGGAGGTTGTTCGATGGTCCTGGAGTTCACCATGCAGCGCATCGACGGCACGGAAGAGCCGCTCGAACGGTATCGCGGCAATGTCCTCATGCTCGTCAATGTCGCCAGCAAGTGCGGCCTCACCCCCCAGTACGCCGCCCTCCAGGCCATCTACGAACGCTACCGCGACCGCGGCTTCGAAATCCTCGGCTTCCCAGCCAACGACTTTATGGGCCAGGAGCCCGGCACCAACGAGGAGATCGCCGCCTTCTGCGACCTCAACTACGGCGTCACCTTCCCCCTCTTCGCGAAGATCTCCGTCAAGGGCGAAGGCATGCACCCGCTCTACCGGGCTCTCACCTCGCTCCCCGCGCCGCTGGGCGGCGACGTCCTCTGGAACTTCCAGAAGTACCTCGTCGACCGCGACGGCAACGTCGTCGCGAAGTTCGACCCGCGCACCCCGCCCGACGCGCCCGAGGTCATCGAAGCGATTGAGCAGCTCCTCTGAGCGGGGCTGGTCTCAGACTTCCACGCCGTTCCTGAGGATGATCTGCGCGTACAGCTCCGCCGACTTCTTGGGGATCCGCGCCAGCGTCCGGTAGTCCGTGTACACGATGCCGAACCGCTTGCTGTAGCCGAACGCCCACTCGAAGTTGTCCATCAGCGACCACTGGTAGTAGGCCCGCACGTCGCAGCCGTCGGCAATCGCCCCGTGCAGCCCCGCCAGGAAGCCGCGCAGCAGCTCCTGTCGCGTGGTGTCGTCGATCACGCCGCTGGCGTCCGGCTCCGTGTTGTCGCAGACCCCGTTCTCGGTGATGGAGATCCGCGGCCGGTCGTACTCCCGCGAAACCCACCGCACGAACGCCCCGAGCGCATGGGGCGCCGCCTCATACCCCATCGGCAGGAGCGGCAGCCGCGGCGGCGCGTACGTGAACCCCACGCTGTTGTTCGCCGGCTGGATGAGCCCGCGCGAGTACAGGTTCACCCCGAGGAAGTCCGTCGGCGTCGCGATGACCTCCATGTCGCCCGGCTCAATCGGCAGCGGAACGCCCCGCTCGGCGAAATGCTTCACCACCGTCGCCGGGTACCCGCGCCCGAAGACCGGCCCGTGGAACAGCCGCGTGTCGAAGTCGCGCGCCCGCTCCACCGCTGCCGCAGTCTCGGGCGAGTCGTCCGCCGGTTCGTAGTACGTGTTGGCGTTCGTAATGCCGATCTCCCCGCGATACCCGCCCTCGCGGAAGACCCGCACCGCCTTCCCGTGCGCCAGCAGCGCGTGGTGAATCGCCCGCGCATACGCCCCGAGGTCCCGGATGCCCGGCGCCATCACACCCGTGCGGTGCCCCATCTCCGTGAACACAATCGGCTCGTTCAGCGTAATCCAGCGCGTCACCCGGTCGCCGAACCGGTCGAAGGCCGTCTTCGCGTACGCCGCGAACGCATCCGTCGTCTCCCGGTTCATCCACCCGCCGAGGTCCTGCAGCGCCTGCGGCAGGTCCCAGTGGTAGAGCGTGATCGCCGGCTCGATGTTCTTTTCGAGCAGGGCATCAATCAGCCGGTCGTAGAACGCCAGCCCCTGCTCATTCACCGCGCCCCGCCCGAACGGGTAAATCCGGGACCATGCCAGCGAGAACCGGTACGTCTGGATACCGAGGCTCGCCATCAGCTCGATGTCCTCGCGGTACCGGTGGTAGTGGTCGCACGCCACATCCCCCGTGTCGCCGTTCTGCACGCGCCCCGGCTGCCGGACGAACGTGTCCCAGATCGTCACACCCCGGCCGTCCTCCCGGACGGCGCCTTCGATCTGGTACGCCGCCGTCGCGACGCCCCACTGGAAACCCTCAGGAAACGAGAGAAACGCCATTCGCCGGATTCTAGCCGCGCCCTCCGCCGCAGGGAATACCGTCCGCCTCCCGTTTACGCGCCGCTCCCGCTCGCGTATCGTTCCCCGCGCACAAACTATCCCGCGGAGTTGGCCCCGTGACACAGGAAAAGACGCCGCTCATCACCGATGAGATGCGCGCCCACGTCGGCAAGGAGTCCGAGCCCTTCACCCTCGAGGTCGATAAAACCTCCATCCGCATGTTCGCCCGCGCCGTCGGCCACACCGACCCCATCTTCTACGACGAAGCCGCCGCCAAAGCCGCCGGCTACCGCAGCCTCGTCGTGCCGCCGGGCTACCTCGGCACCCCCGTCTACAATCCGCGCGCCGGCGGCCGCCGCGGCTTCGACATCGGCCCCCAGCCGTCCCGCCCGCTCACCCGCGTCCTCAACGGCGGCACCGACATCGAGTACTTCGACGACATCTGCGCCGGCGACGTCCTGACCGCACGCTCCCACGTCGCTTCCTACGAAGAGCGAGAGGGCAGCATCGGCCAGATGCTCATCACGACCACCAAAACGGTCTACACCAACCAGGATGGCAAAGTCGTCGCCATCATGACCGGCACCAGCATCCGCTACTAACCCGGAGGGGCATCGCAATGGCAGCGAAATGGGACGAAATCACGGAAGGCATGGCCATCCCCGAACTCAAGAAGAACTGCTCCACTCAGCAGCTCGTCCTCTGGGCAGCAGCCTCCGGGGACTTCTACCAGATTCACTACGATAAAGACTTCGCCAAGAGCACCGGCCTCAGCGACATCATCGTCCACGGCGCACTCAAGCATGCCTTCCTCGGCCAGCTCCTCCACGACTGGCTCGGAGGCAACGGCAAGATCAAGCGCTTCGGCTGCAGCTACCGCGGCATGGACTACCCGAACCAGGACATCCTCTGCAGGGGCATCGTCACCCGCAAATACGAAGAGAACGGCCAAAAGCTCGTCGACCTCGAGATCTGGACCGAAAACCCCGAGGGCAAGAAGACCACCCCCGGCTCAGCCACGGTCATCATCAACAGCTGACGGCGCCGCTGATTCCGCCGCAGAAGGAGCACAACCCATGGGCAACCTCCTCGAGGGCAAAGTCATCGCCATGACCGGCGCCGGCCGCGGCATCGGCCGCGAGTGCGCCCTCCTCGCCGCCTCCGAAGGCGCCCGCGTCGTCGTCAACGACCCCGGCGTCAATCCCGACGGCACCGGCCACGACGATGGGCCCGCCGCACAGGTCGTCGAGGAAATCAAAAAAATGGGCGGCGAAGCCGTCGCCAACTTCGCCGACGTCTCAACCATGGAGGGCGGGGAAAGCGTCATCCGCACCGCCCTGGATACCTGGGGCCGCCTCGACGGCCTCATCAACCTCGCCGCCATCCTCCGCGACCGTATGATCTTCAACCTCACCGAAGAAGAGTGGGACGACGTCATCCGCGTCGACCTCAAGGGCCACTTCACCACCATCAAGCCCGCCTCCGTCCTCATGCGGCAGCAGCGCTACGGCCGCATCGTCAACTTCAGCTCGGTCTCCGGCCTGCAGGGCAACTCCGGCCAGGCGAACTACGGCGCCGCCAAGGCCGGCGTCGCCGGTCTCACCCGCGTCGCCGCCCGCGACCTCGGCCGCTACGGCGTCACCGTGAACTGCATCGCGCCCGGGGCCGCCACGCGGCTCACCGCCACCGTGCCCCAGAGCGCCCGCGAACTCCGCGCCCAGCGCGGCATCGCCGCCGCCGGAGGCCCGCCGCAGGCCGCCGCCAACCGCGCCGCCGAAGAAGCCGCCGCCATGCGCACACCCGACATGGTCGCCCCGATGACCATCTACCTCCTCCTCGACGAGGCGTGGAACATCAACGGCCGCATCTTCCAGGTCGCCGGCGGGCATATCGGCCTCCTCGCCGACCTCTATCCCCCCTTCCGCAACATCTACAAGCACGGCAAATGGACCCTCGATGAGCTCCGCATGCTCGTGCCTACCCAGCTTATGGCCGGCATCGCCAACCCCGCTCCGCCCGCCGACGACATCAAAATCCCCGGCCGCGACTTCTAGCGGCAACCCCTTCCCGGGCCATCGAACGGCCCGCCGGCACCTCCCGGCGGGCCTCTTCTTCTGTCGAGCACCTGCCGATACTCAGAGCAGGAACCCCAGCATGACCAGCCGAGCCGCTCCGCCACCGGGCACGCCCCGCACGCTCCGCGTCCTCATCGTCGATGAGGACATCGCCCACATCCGCACCCTGCGGAAGCTCCTCGAGGCGTCGCCCCGCCTGGTGCCCCACGCTGCGCGCGACGTTGAGGAGGCCGGCCGCCTGCTCGACGGCGGCGCCTTCGACGTCGCGCTCGTCTCCGCCCGCCTCTGGCACGACCCGGCCGCACCCCTGGTCCGAGCCCTCCGCGAACGCCGGCCCGACGTCGCCGTCGTCCTCCTCCTCGACCAGGACCCCGCCCTCGAAGCCGTGCCCTCGCTCAAGCTCGGCGCCCACGACTTCCTCACACTCAGCAGCCTCGATGAGGCCCAGCTCACCCTTCGCCTCGCCGTCGCCGTCGAAGAGAACCGCACCCTCCGCCGCCGCGACACCATGGTCCGCTGGCTCGAACGCGAAGCCCGCACCGACCACCTCACCGGCCTCTTCAACCGCCACGCCTTCGACGAGCGCCTCCGCGAGGAGTGCCGCGCACGCCGCGGCACCCGCGAGCCGGTCACCCTCATCCTCGCCGACCTTGTCGGCACCCGCGTCGTCAACCAGTCCCACGGCCACGACGCCGGCGACGACATGCTGCGCAGGGCCGCCGCCGCCATCCACCACTGCATCCGCGGCGGAGACTTCGCCGCCCGCATCGGCGGCGACGACTTCGGCATCATCCTCCCCGGCGCCGACCTCACCGTCGGCCGCCTCATCGCCCGCCGCATCGCCCAGGAGGTCGAGCGCCGCAACCTCGACGAATGGGCCGACCTCGTCCCCATCTCCCTCGCCTTCGGCGTCGCGACCGGCGTCGACTGCGATGCCGCCGACCTCTTCGCCGCCGCCGACCGGCAGCTCGCCGACCGGCCCCGCGGCGCAGCCGTGGTCTCGCTCCTCCGCCGCAACGGCGACAGCGACGGCCCCTCGGTCGCCTAGCCGGTCTCGCCGGCCAGCAGCGCCAGCGCCTCCACGATCGCCTGCGTACCGTCCCGCCCGCGTCCCCTCGCCTGCAGCATCTCGAACAGCTGCCGCACCAGCGCCGAACCCGGCAGCGGCGTGTGCGTCTCGTGCGCGGCGTCCAGCACCAGCCCCAGGTCCTTCTGCATCAGGTCCACCATAAACCCCGGCGCAAAGTCGCCCGCTACCGCCCGCGGACCCAGGTGCTGCAGCATCCACGAACCCGCCGCCCCCGCCGACACCACCTCGAGCATCTTCGCCGGGTCCACCCCTGAACGCCGGCACAGGCTGATCGCCTCCGCCATTGCCAGCAGGTTCAGGCCGCCCGCGACCTGGTTGCAGAGCTTGACCACCTGCCCGGCCCCCGGCGGCCCCACGTGCACAATCGTCTTGCCAATGGCCCGCAGCACCGGCAGCGCCCGCTCGAACGTCTCCGCATCCCCGCCAACCATGATCGCGAGCGTCCCCGCCTTTGCGCCCACATCGCCGCCCGAAACCGGCGCATCGAGCGCCGCAACGCCCCGCTCCGCCAGCTGTGCATGCACCTTCCGCGCCGTGGCCGGGGCGATGGTCGAGCAGTCGACGACGATGCTGCCCGGCGCCGCCCCGTCGATGACACCGCCCGGCCCGAGCACCACCGCCTCCACATCGGCCGACGCCGTCACACAGGTGAACGTCAGCTCCGAGGCGGCGGCCACCTCCGCCGGCGACCCCGCGACGCGCGCCCCAGCAGCGGCCAGCGGCTCGGCCTTCGCCGCCGTCCGGTTCCAGACCGTCAGCTCGTAGCCGGCGGCCAGCAGGTTCGCCGCCATCGGGCCGCCCATAATCCCCAGTCCGATGAACCCCACGCGCCGGATGGTCATCCAGCCCTCCTCTGCCGGTGTGCTCCGCAGATCATGCCCCGGCCGGGCGAACGGCGCCTGCCTGCCTCAGCGCAGCGGAGCATCCCACGGCAGCACCGACCGCCCCGGCTGGAGGATCGGCTTCACCACACCGTCGGCAATCACCGCCAGGATGTCGAACCCCGCGTAAAGTGTCGGGTCCATGCCCCGCAGCGCCCACGAGAGCTTCTCATCCTCGGCGTACGTTGCCGGCCCCAGCACGACCAGCGCGCGCGCATCCGCACCCGTCGCCGGGGCCTCGTTCGCCGCCTTCACCAGCCGGCGCAGATTCCGCCGCAGCGACGCACTCCACGCGTCGTTCTCCGGCGCAGGGGTCCCCAGGATGCACGCCCCGCCGCCCCCGAGGTCGTTCGCCGTCCAGCAGTCCCGCGCCGGCACCACCACCGTGTCATCCACCTCCGGCTGCTGCGACGCCAGCACGATCCGGTCAAACAGCTCCTGCCGCTCTTCCTGCGAAGCCGGCAGCCGGAACAGCTCGTTCGAATTCAGCTGGAACGTCCCCGGCACGCGGTTCGTGAACTGCGCCCAGTGCCCGGCCAGCCCGCCCAGCGCCGTCACCACCGAGCCCGTTGTCGCCACCCGCCGCAGGTAGAGGTTCACCGGCCTGCAGAACTCCAGCCGGCCGTCATCCAGGCGCCTGGCCCCGTCGAGGCTCAGCACGAACTGCGAGAGCCCCGGCTCCTCGGTCGGGAAGCTGGCCCCCCGCGGCACCCAGACCGCCAGAGGCCGACCTTCCGCATCCAGCCGCCGCTCGAGCGCCGCCCGCGCCGCCTCCCACGCCACCGTCGCATCGGGCCCGAACGTGTTCACCACGGTCGTCCGCAGCGACCACCTCCGCCCGACGACGACCGTCGCCGTCAGTGTGGTCCCGTCCGAACTGGCGTCCTCAACCGACGTGCTGCGCGCGTAGTGCGGACCGAACCAGCCGAGGAACAGCCGCAGCCCTGCCTCCGCCTGGTCTGCCGGGTAGCTTCGTTCGGCCACAGCGCCCTGGGATTAGCCGCCGCGCTGGCCGCGAATGCGCGGCTTCGCCACCGTCGCCACCACCACCGAGGGGTCCGTCAGGATCTCGACGCCCGGCGGCGGCGTAATGTCGCCCACCGTCAGCACCGAGTCGAACCCCTTGAGCGGCGCGATGTCGACAGGGATCGTGTCCGGTATGTCGAGCGGGCGGCACCGCACCGACACGATTTCGATGCCCGGGAGGAGCGTCCCCGCAAGGTCGCGCACTGCCGGCGCCTCGCCGACAAGCCGCAGCGGCACGTTCGCCGTGATCGGCCGTTCCGGGTCAACCTGGAAGAAGTCGACATGGATCGGCTCGCCGGTCCCGTGCGCCCGCGCAATCCCGCGCAGGATCACGTACCGCGGCTCCGTCTCGCCCGCCACCTTCAGCTCGATCATCGCCCGCAGCCCGGCCGACTTGATCGTCCGCGCAAACTGGCGCGCATCAATCTCGATCGCCCGCGACGGAATCGCCTTCCCGTACACATTCGCCGGCAGCCGGCCCTCGGCCCGGAGCTGCTTTACCTTCTTTCCGAGGACGGTGCGGGGCGCCGCCTCGATCGTGACGCGTTCAGCCATGGCAATAACCCTCTCCGCCACGCTCCATACGTGGCGCAACAGCTCCAATCTAGCCGAGGGCTCGGCAGGGTCAAGCCTCCGCAGCCAAAAAGTCGAGCCAG from Tepidiforma thermophila encodes the following:
- a CDS encoding glutathione peroxidase; this translates as MVLEFTMQRIDGTEEPLERYRGNVLMLVNVASKCGLTPQYAALQAIYERYRDRGFEILGFPANDFMGQEPGTNEEIAAFCDLNYGVTFPLFAKISVKGEGMHPLYRALTSLPAPLGGDVLWNFQKYLVDRDGNVVAKFDPRTPPDAPEVIEAIEQLL
- a CDS encoding GH1 family beta-glucosidase codes for the protein MAFLSFPEGFQWGVATAAYQIEGAVREDGRGVTIWDTFVRQPGRVQNGDTGDVACDHYHRYREDIELMASLGIQTYRFSLAWSRIYPFGRGAVNEQGLAFYDRLIDALLEKNIEPAITLYHWDLPQALQDLGGWMNRETTDAFAAYAKTAFDRFGDRVTRWITLNEPIVFTEMGHRTGVMAPGIRDLGAYARAIHHALLAHGKAVRVFREGGYRGEIGITNANTYYEPADDSPETAAAVERARDFDTRLFHGPVFGRGYPATVVKHFAERGVPLPIEPGDMEVIATPTDFLGVNLYSRGLIQPANNSVGFTYAPPRLPLLPMGYEAAPHALGAFVRWVSREYDRPRISITENGVCDNTEPDASGVIDDTTRQELLRGFLAGLHGAIADGCDVRAYYQWSLMDNFEWAFGYSKRFGIVYTDYRTLARIPKKSAELYAQIILRNGVEV
- a CDS encoding MaoC family dehydratase N-terminal domain-containing protein codes for the protein MTQEKTPLITDEMRAHVGKESEPFTLEVDKTSIRMFARAVGHTDPIFYDEAAAKAAGYRSLVVPPGYLGTPVYNPRAGGRRGFDIGPQPSRPLTRVLNGGTDIEYFDDICAGDVLTARSHVASYEEREGSIGQMLITTTKTVYTNQDGKVVAIMTGTSIRY
- a CDS encoding MaoC/PaaZ C-terminal domain-containing protein, whose protein sequence is MAAKWDEITEGMAIPELKKNCSTQQLVLWAAASGDFYQIHYDKDFAKSTGLSDIIVHGALKHAFLGQLLHDWLGGNGKIKRFGCSYRGMDYPNQDILCRGIVTRKYEENGQKLVDLEIWTENPEGKKTTPGSATVIINS
- a CDS encoding SDR family NAD(P)-dependent oxidoreductase — protein: MGNLLEGKVIAMTGAGRGIGRECALLAASEGARVVVNDPGVNPDGTGHDDGPAAQVVEEIKKMGGEAVANFADVSTMEGGESVIRTALDTWGRLDGLINLAAILRDRMIFNLTEEEWDDVIRVDLKGHFTTIKPASVLMRQQRYGRIVNFSSVSGLQGNSGQANYGAAKAGVAGLTRVAARDLGRYGVTVNCIAPGAATRLTATVPQSARELRAQRGIAAAGGPPQAAANRAAEEAAAMRTPDMVAPMTIYLLLDEAWNINGRIFQVAGGHIGLLADLYPPFRNIYKHGKWTLDELRMLVPTQLMAGIANPAPPADDIKIPGRDF
- a CDS encoding GGDEF domain-containing protein — translated: MTSRAAPPPGTPRTLRVLIVDEDIAHIRTLRKLLEASPRLVPHAARDVEEAGRLLDGGAFDVALVSARLWHDPAAPLVRALRERRPDVAVVLLLDQDPALEAVPSLKLGAHDFLTLSSLDEAQLTLRLAVAVEENRTLRRRDTMVRWLEREARTDHLTGLFNRHAFDERLREECRARRGTREPVTLILADLVGTRVVNQSHGHDAGDDMLRRAAAAIHHCIRGGDFAARIGGDDFGIILPGADLTVGRLIARRIAQEVERRNLDEWADLVPISLAFGVATGVDCDAADLFAAADRQLADRPRGAAVVSLLRRNGDSDGPSVA
- a CDS encoding NAD(P)-dependent oxidoreductase yields the protein MTIRRVGFIGLGIMGGPMAANLLAAGYELTVWNRTAAKAEPLAAAGARVAGSPAEVAAASELTFTCVTASADVEAVVLGPGGVIDGAAPGSIVVDCSTIAPATARKVHAQLAERGVAALDAPVSGGDVGAKAGTLAIMVGGDAETFERALPVLRAIGKTIVHVGPPGAGQVVKLCNQVAGGLNLLAMAEAISLCRRSGVDPAKMLEVVSAGAAGSWMLQHLGPRAVAGDFAPGFMVDLMQKDLGLVLDAAHETHTPLPGSALVRQLFEMLQARGRGRDGTQAIVEALALLAGETG
- a CDS encoding 50S ribosomal protein L25; translated protein: MAERVTIEAAPRTVLGKKVKQLRAEGRLPANVYGKAIPSRAIEIDARQFARTIKSAGLRAMIELKVAGETEPRYVILRGIARAHGTGEPIHVDFFQVDPERPITANVPLRLVGEAPAVRDLAGTLLPGIEIVSVRCRPLDIPDTIPVDIAPLKGFDSVLTVGDITPPPGVEILTDPSVVVATVAKPRIRGQRGG